The following are encoded together in the Equus przewalskii isolate Varuska chromosome 14, EquPr2, whole genome shotgun sequence genome:
- the IMMT gene encoding MICOS complex subunit MIC60 isoform X15, whose product MLRACQLSGVSAAAQSCLCGKFVLRPLRPCRRYSTSGSSGLSPGKIAGAGLLFVGGGIGGTILYAKWDSHFRESVEKTIPYSDRLFEMVLGSPPDSVPLPKKPIQSAPLKISSVSEVMKESKQPASQLQKQKGDTPASATAGDTLSVPAPAVQHEEPVKTDHPEIGGGKPKTATSEEASSTSVRERPPEEVAARLAQQEKQEQVKLKCM is encoded by the exons aGCTGTCTCTGCGGGAAGTTTGTCCTCCGTCCGTTGCGACCATGCCGCAGATACTCTACTTCAGGCAGTTCTGG GTTGTCTCCTGGCAAAATTGCTGGAGCTGGCCTTTTGTTTGTTGGTGGAGGTATTGGTGGCACTATCCTGTATGCCAAATGGGATTCCCATTTCCGGGAAAGTGTAGAGAAAACCATACCTTACTCAGACAGACTCTTTGAGATGGTTCTTGGTTCCCCGCCTGATAGCGTTCCATTGCCAAAGAAGCCG aTTCAGTCTGCTCCACTAAAAATTTCTAGTGTGTCAGAAGTAATGAAAGAATCTAAACAGCCTGCCTCACAACTCCAAAAACAAAAGGGAGACACTCCAGCTTCAGCAACAG CAGGTGATACACTGTCCGTCCCAGCCCCTGCGGTTCAGCATGAGGAACCTGTAAAAACTGATCACCCTGAAATTGGTGGTGGAAAACCCAAGACTGCAACTTCAG AGGAAGCATCCTCAACCTCTGTACGAGAGCGACCACCCGAAGAAGTTGCAGCTCGCCTTGCACAACAGGAAAAGCAAGAACAAGTTAAGCTTAAGTGTATGTGA
- the IMMT gene encoding MICOS complex subunit MIC60 isoform X16, whose product MLRACQLSGVSAAAQSCLCGKFVLRPLRPCRRYSTSGSSGLSPGKIAGAGLLFVGGGIGGTILYAKWDSHFRESVEKTIPYSDRLFEMVLGSPPDSVPLPKKPIQSAPLKISSVSEVMKESKQPASQLQKQKGDTPASATGDTLSVPAPAVQHEEPVKTDHPEIGGGKPKTATSEEASSTSVRERPPEEVAARLAQQEKQEQVKLKCM is encoded by the exons aGCTGTCTCTGCGGGAAGTTTGTCCTCCGTCCGTTGCGACCATGCCGCAGATACTCTACTTCAGGCAGTTCTGG GTTGTCTCCTGGCAAAATTGCTGGAGCTGGCCTTTTGTTTGTTGGTGGAGGTATTGGTGGCACTATCCTGTATGCCAAATGGGATTCCCATTTCCGGGAAAGTGTAGAGAAAACCATACCTTACTCAGACAGACTCTTTGAGATGGTTCTTGGTTCCCCGCCTGATAGCGTTCCATTGCCAAAGAAGCCG aTTCAGTCTGCTCCACTAAAAATTTCTAGTGTGTCAGAAGTAATGAAAGAATCTAAACAGCCTGCCTCACAACTCCAAAAACAAAAGGGAGACACTCCAGCTTCAGCAACAG GTGATACACTGTCCGTCCCAGCCCCTGCGGTTCAGCATGAGGAACCTGTAAAAACTGATCACCCTGAAATTGGTGGTGGAAAACCCAAGACTGCAACTTCAG AGGAAGCATCCTCAACCTCTGTACGAGAGCGACCACCCGAAGAAGTTGCAGCTCGCCTTGCACAACAGGAAAAGCAAGAACAAGTTAAGCTTAAGTGTATGTGA